The following coding sequences lie in one Phycisphaerales bacterium AB-hyl4 genomic window:
- a CDS encoding GntR family transcriptional regulator: MTSTAVYHKLKKWIYRGQLTPGQRLVEMDLAHRVGTSRIPLRESLRRLESEGLVRSIPHKATFVAELTPADIREILFMRRLLEP, translated from the coding sequence ATGACCTCCACCGCCGTCTATCACAAGCTCAAGAAATGGATCTACCGCGGCCAGCTCACGCCGGGGCAAAGGCTGGTGGAGATGGATCTGGCCCATCGCGTGGGCACGAGCCGCATCCCGCTGCGCGAATCGCTGCGTCGCCTGGAGAGCGAGGGGCTGGTCCGCAGCATTCCGCATAAGGCCACATTCGTCGCCGAGCTGACGCCGGCGGACATTCGCGAGATCCTGTTCATGCGCCGCCTGCTCGAGCCG